In the genome of Nitrospirota bacterium, one region contains:
- the map gene encoding type I methionyl aminopeptidase, translating to MIILKSEAEIEKIRVACQIVAETLEYLKENVKPGITTTDLDRMAEERILKKGGKPAFKGYRNFPATLCASINSEVVHGIPSKKSVLNEGDIIGLDLGAIVDGFYGDAAISVPVGEISAEARNLIKTTEESLYKGIEQARMGNRLSDISHAVQVHVEAAGYSVVRDFVGHGIGRNLHEDPQIPNYGEPGQGPRLKKGMVLALEPMVNMGKNPVMILDDKWTVVTRDGSLSAHFEHTISITENGPVILSSLKKDF from the coding sequence CTTAAATCGGAAGCAGAAATCGAAAAAATAAGGGTAGCGTGCCAGATTGTGGCGGAAACCCTTGAATACTTAAAGGAGAATGTAAAACCCGGAATTACAACCACAGATTTGGATCGGATGGCCGAAGAAAGAATCCTTAAGAAGGGGGGAAAGCCCGCCTTTAAAGGATATCGAAATTTTCCGGCGACGCTTTGTGCGTCCATAAATTCAGAAGTGGTTCATGGAATTCCGTCCAAAAAATCGGTTTTGAATGAGGGAGATATCATCGGTTTGGATCTTGGCGCCATTGTTGACGGTTTTTACGGAGATGCGGCGATTTCAGTGCCTGTTGGAGAAATTTCAGCAGAAGCCAGAAATTTGATTAAAACGACTGAAGAGTCCTTATATAAGGGAATCGAGCAGGCCCGAATGGGCAACCGTTTATCGGACATTTCCCATGCGGTTCAGGTCCATGTTGAAGCTGCAGGATATTCTGTGGTGAGAGACTTTGTCGGGCATGGCATTGGAAGAAATTTGCATGAAGACCCTCAAATTCCTAATTATGGAGAACCCGGGCAAGGGCCAAGATTGAAAAAGGGAATGGTGTTAGCCCTTGAGCCAATGGTCAATATGGGAAAGAACCCTGTGATGATTCTTGATGATAAGTGGACTGTTGTGACGAGAGATGGAAGTCTTTCCGCCCATTTTGAACATACGATTTCAATCACCGAAAATGGGCCTGTCATTTTATCTTCTTTAAAGAAGGATTTTTAA